One Erythrobacter aureus DNA segment encodes these proteins:
- a CDS encoding OmpA family protein, with the protein MPIRPSLAIFTGAALTVASAYLLAEPVAPGFIERLERDTAAAIVEAGGSGVTARFANVTGWPSRHPLLSGGERLDEKTRARIARAVYNVPGVGGIVWSDGTARAESDEPTYQPLHCQEDVEGLLRTRSIRFEEASSAILPASRMLLDEVADALRPCLGSIIAITGHTDQSGPEPGNIALSMERARAVREALVRRGIPRDGLRASGVGSSQPVEGLAPTDPANRRIEFSVIRTEPLRPTPVDTPGAR; encoded by the coding sequence ATGCCGATCCGCCCCTCGCTCGCCATTTTCACAGGAGCCGCGTTGACCGTGGCCAGCGCCTATCTGCTGGCCGAGCCCGTAGCCCCCGGTTTCATCGAGCGACTGGAACGGGACACCGCCGCCGCCATAGTGGAAGCGGGCGGAAGCGGTGTGACTGCACGGTTTGCCAACGTCACGGGATGGCCCTCGCGCCACCCGTTGCTGAGCGGGGGCGAGCGGCTCGACGAAAAGACACGCGCCCGGATCGCGCGAGCCGTCTACAATGTTCCGGGCGTCGGCGGCATCGTCTGGAGCGACGGAACCGCTCGTGCCGAAAGCGATGAGCCGACGTATCAGCCGCTGCATTGCCAGGAAGACGTCGAAGGCCTGCTACGTACCCGTTCGATCCGGTTCGAAGAGGCAAGCAGCGCGATACTTCCTGCGAGCCGTATGCTGCTCGATGAGGTCGCCGATGCGCTGCGCCCCTGTCTCGGCTCGATCATCGCGATCACCGGCCATACGGATCAATCGGGTCCGGAGCCCGGCAACATCGCCCTGAGCATGGAGCGTGCGCGCGCCGTGCGCGAGGCACTGGTGCGCCGGGGGATCCCCCGCGACGGCTTGCGCGCGAGCGGCGTCGGGTCAAGCCAGCCGGTCGAAGGGCTCGCCCCTACCGATCCGGCCAATCGCCGCATCGAATTCTCGGTCATCCGCACCGAACCGCTTCGCCCCACACCCGTCGACACGCCGGGAGCGCGTTGA
- a CDS encoding response regulator: MGQPLRVLVAEDELIVGYDLCDTVAEAGYLVEGPYDDLSSAMLAYQKAKPDIAILDVQLGDGIVYPLAEQMMAEDVPVIFHSGQLTPDEVAERFPRAQALSKPCPPAAVIESVQRAAAHG; the protein is encoded by the coding sequence ATGGGGCAGCCTTTGCGTGTGCTCGTCGCCGAAGACGAGCTGATTGTAGGATACGACCTTTGCGACACGGTGGCCGAGGCCGGGTATCTGGTCGAAGGTCCGTATGACGATCTATCTTCAGCAATGCTCGCTTATCAGAAGGCCAAGCCCGATATCGCTATCCTTGATGTGCAATTGGGCGATGGTATCGTCTATCCGCTCGCCGAACAGATGATGGCGGAAGACGTCCCGGTCATCTTCCATTCGGGTCAGCTCACTCCCGACGAGGTTGCCGAGCGCTTCCCGCGGGCACAGGCGTTGTCCAAACCCTGCCCTCCGGCAGCGGTGATCGAATCCGTCCAGCGGGCAGCCGCGCACGGTTGA
- a CDS encoding four-helix bundle copper-binding protein — protein MSLQKMVAAHPQVDDETEGLILAARHAMLCSLFCTSCADACVAEGMDMAQCVRTCLDCADICAATARLAVRRTAQNIDVLRSQLETCITACETCAAECEGHDNPHCQLCAKMCRECADDCRKALPDVK, from the coding sequence ATGTCGCTTCAAAAAATGGTCGCCGCCCACCCGCAGGTCGATGACGAGACCGAAGGCCTGATCCTCGCCGCACGGCATGCCATGCTGTGTTCGCTGTTCTGCACGAGCTGCGCCGATGCCTGTGTGGCCGAGGGTATGGATATGGCGCAGTGCGTCCGCACCTGCCTCGACTGCGCCGATATCTGCGCCGCCACCGCGCGACTGGCCGTGCGTCGCACCGCGCAGAATATCGATGTTCTGCGCAGCCAGCTCGAAACCTGCATCACGGCCTGCGAGACTTGTGCAGCAGAATGCGAAGGCCATGACAATCCACACTGTCAGCTTTGCGCGAAGATGTGCCGCGAATGCGCCGACGATTGCCGCAAGGCCCTGCCGGATGTGAAGTGA
- a CDS encoding acyl-CoA dehydrogenase: protein MVPFAWDDPFNLDDQLTEDERMIRDAAHAFAQGELQPRVIENFSKEVDDPELFPMMGEAGLLGATVPEEYGGAGASYVAYGLIAREIERVDSGYRSMASVQSSLVMYPIHAYGSEEQRKKYLPGLASGQLIGCFGLTEPDAGSDPGGMKTTAKKVEGGYVISGSKTWISNAPFADVFVVWAKSDAHGGGIRGFVLEKGMKGLSAPKIEGKLSLRASTTGMIVMDEVEVGDDALLPEVQGLKGPFGCLNRARYGISWGAMGAAEFCLHAARQYGLDRHQFGVPLASKQLYQLKLADMITEISLGLQSSLRVGRLMDEGKFAPEMISIVKRNNVGKALDIARKSRDMHGGNGISEEYQVIRHMVNLETVNTYEGTHDVHALILGRAITGIAAF from the coding sequence ATGGTGCCCTTCGCCTGGGACGATCCCTTCAATCTCGACGACCAGCTGACCGAGGACGAGCGGATGATCCGCGACGCCGCGCACGCCTTTGCACAGGGCGAATTGCAGCCGCGAGTGATCGAGAATTTCAGCAAGGAAGTCGACGATCCCGAACTGTTCCCGATGATGGGCGAAGCTGGCCTGTTGGGCGCGACCGTGCCCGAGGAATATGGCGGCGCAGGTGCAAGCTATGTCGCCTACGGCTTGATCGCGCGCGAGATCGAACGGGTCGATAGCGGCTACCGATCGATGGCCTCGGTCCAGTCCAGCCTCGTGATGTATCCGATCCATGCCTATGGCTCGGAAGAACAGCGTAAAAAATACCTGCCCGGTCTGGCCAGCGGCCAACTGATCGGTTGCTTCGGCCTGACCGAGCCTGACGCCGGCAGCGATCCGGGCGGGATGAAGACCACTGCCAAGAAGGTCGAAGGCGGCTATGTCATCTCCGGATCCAAGACGTGGATCTCGAACGCGCCCTTTGCCGATGTCTTCGTGGTCTGGGCGAAGAGCGATGCGCATGGCGGCGGCATTCGCGGTTTCGTGCTCGAAAAGGGTATGAAGGGCCTGTCCGCGCCCAAGATCGAAGGCAAGCTGTCCTTGCGCGCTTCGACCACCGGCATGATCGTGATGGACGAAGTGGAAGTCGGCGATGATGCCCTGTTGCCAGAAGTGCAGGGTCTCAAAGGCCCGTTCGGCTGCCTCAACCGCGCGCGTTACGGCATTAGCTGGGGCGCGATGGGCGCCGCCGAATTCTGCCTCCACGCCGCGCGGCAATATGGCCTCGACCGGCATCAGTTCGGTGTGCCGCTCGCGTCGAAGCAGCTTTACCAATTGAAGCTGGCCGACATGATCACCGAGATTTCGCTCGGCCTGCAATCCTCCTTGCGCGTCGGACGGCTGATGGATGAAGGCAAGTTCGCCCCCGAGATGATCTCCATCGTCAAGCGCAACAATGTCGGCAAGGCATTGGATATCGCCCGCAAGTCGCGCGACATGCATGGCGGCAACGGCATTTCGGAAGAATACCAGGTCATCCGCCACATGGTGAACCTGGAGACGGTCAACACCTATGAAGGCACGCACGACGTCCATGCGCTGATCCTGGGCCGGGCGATCACCGGGATCGCCGCGTTTTGA
- the maiA gene encoding maleylacetoacetate isomerase — MRLHGYYRSSTSYRLRIALELKGLEYEYVPVNLLKSEQKGKDFTKRNPFGSVPLLEVDGKDYVQSMAQIEWLDEAYPDKPLLSGDVSDRYIARELAYAIATELHAPLNLPVLKYLANEHGKSQEDIGVWYRHWLARTLDPLEARLAQLDTADFLFAKPGFFEVCLLPQVYNARRFGFDFGDKPHITRIESACLALPEFQRAHPDNQPDNPERT, encoded by the coding sequence ATAAGGCTCCATGGATATTATCGCAGCTCGACCAGCTATCGCCTGCGCATCGCGCTGGAATTGAAAGGGCTGGAATACGAATACGTCCCGGTGAACCTGCTCAAGTCCGAACAAAAGGGAAAGGATTTCACCAAGCGCAATCCATTCGGTTCGGTTCCGCTCCTCGAGGTCGACGGCAAGGATTACGTCCAGTCGATGGCGCAAATCGAATGGCTCGACGAAGCCTATCCCGACAAGCCGCTGCTGTCTGGGGACGTGTCGGATCGCTACATCGCGCGCGAACTGGCCTATGCCATCGCGACTGAACTGCACGCGCCTTTGAACCTGCCCGTCCTCAAATATCTGGCCAACGAACACGGCAAGTCGCAGGAGGACATCGGTGTGTGGTATCGCCACTGGCTCGCGCGCACGCTCGACCCGCTCGAGGCGCGGCTGGCGCAGCTCGACACGGCTGACTTCCTGTTCGCCAAGCCCGGCTTCTTCGAGGTTTGCCTGCTGCCGCAGGTCTACAATGCGCGGCGGTTCGGTTTCGACTTCGGCGACAAGCCGCATATCACCCGGATCGAAAGCGCCTGCCTCGCATTGCCCGAATTCCAGCGCGCACATCCGGACAACCAACCCGACAATCCCGAGAGGACCTGA
- a CDS encoding fumarylacetoacetate hydrolase family protein: MKLATLKDGTRDGKLVVVSKDLTRYCAADNIAPTLQAALDNWDEIAPKLEALYTDVEHQAVPCERFHEREAHSPLPRAYQWADGSAYINHVELVRKARGAEVPESFYHDPLMYQGGSDNFLAPRDDIPLKDTKWGCDMEGEIAVVTDDVPMGVTSEQAANHIKLVMLVNDVSLRGLIPGELAKGFGFFQSKPASAFSPVAVTPDELGDAWKGSVIHLPLMVDYNGEPFGRANAGVDATFSLADLVAHAAKTRNLGAGTIIGSGTVSNQDENGGAGKPVSEGGLGYSCIAEIRMIETIADGEAKTRFMAPGDTVRVEMKDAEGHSIFGAIEQEVVAA; this comes from the coding sequence ATGAAGCTCGCAACACTCAAGGACGGCACGCGCGACGGTAAGCTCGTCGTCGTCTCCAAGGACCTCACCCGCTATTGCGCCGCCGACAACATCGCGCCGACGCTGCAGGCCGCGCTCGACAATTGGGACGAGATCGCGCCCAAGCTTGAGGCGCTCTATACCGATGTCGAACACCAGGCGGTGCCCTGCGAGCGTTTCCATGAGCGCGAGGCGCATTCACCGCTCCCGCGTGCCTATCAGTGGGCCGATGGCTCGGCCTACATCAACCATGTCGAGCTGGTGCGCAAAGCGCGCGGCGCCGAAGTGCCCGAAAGCTTCTACCACGACCCGCTGATGTATCAGGGCGGCTCCGACAACTTCCTCGCTCCACGCGACGACATCCCGCTGAAGGACACTAAGTGGGGCTGCGACATGGAAGGCGAGATCGCGGTCGTCACTGACGATGTGCCGATGGGCGTCACCAGTGAACAGGCCGCCAACCACATCAAGTTGGTCATGCTGGTCAACGATGTGTCGCTGCGCGGCCTGATCCCGGGTGAACTGGCCAAGGGCTTCGGCTTCTTCCAGTCCAAGCCCGCCAGCGCCTTCAGCCCCGTCGCGGTCACGCCCGACGAGCTGGGCGATGCGTGGAAAGGCAGCGTCATCCACCTGCCGCTGATGGTCGATTACAATGGCGAGCCCTTCGGCCGCGCCAATGCCGGGGTCGATGCGACCTTCAGCCTCGCCGATCTCGTCGCCCATGCGGCGAAGACCCGCAATCTGGGCGCAGGCACGATCATCGGTTCGGGCACGGTCTCGAACCAGGACGAGAATGGCGGCGCGGGCAAGCCCGTTAGCGAAGGCGGCCTGGGCTATAGCTGCATTGCCGAGATCCGCATGATCGAAACCATTGCCGATGGCGAAGCCAAGACTCGCTTCATGGCGCCCGGCGACACCGTCCGCGTCGAAATGAAGGATGCCGAAGGGCATTCGATCTTCGGCGCGATCGAACAGGAAGTGGTCGCCGCCTGA
- a CDS encoding GNAT family N-acetyltransferase — protein sequence MGTGDIDRVHGISEAVHPTLPENRAVFADRQALYPAGAFVLERDGTVAGYCIGHPWLEAEPLPLDARIERLPVRPDTFYLHDLALLPGARGLGAAGIIVPHIIRHARETGLASVSLIAVADSAPFWRRFGFRDTQASEGKLAGYGADARFLTLRFDPEAQGRH from the coding sequence ATGGGCACCGGGGACATCGACCGGGTTCATGGCATATCCGAGGCGGTTCATCCCACCCTGCCGGAAAACCGCGCGGTCTTTGCCGACCGGCAGGCGCTTTATCCCGCCGGAGCCTTCGTGCTGGAGCGCGACGGCACGGTGGCGGGGTATTGTATCGGGCATCCCTGGCTCGAGGCGGAACCTCTGCCGCTCGATGCACGGATCGAGCGTCTGCCCGTTCGTCCGGACACCTTCTACCTTCACGATCTGGCGCTCCTCCCCGGCGCGCGCGGCCTGGGGGCAGCCGGTATTATCGTGCCACATATAATCCGGCACGCACGCGAGACAGGTCTGGCCTCGGTCAGCCTGATCGCCGTAGCCGATTCCGCGCCGTTCTGGCGCCGGTTCGGCTTCCGCGATACGCAGGCGAGCGAAGGCAAGCTTGCCGGCTATGGCGCGGATGCCCGCTTTCTTACGCTGCGGTTCGACCCGGAAGCGCAGGGGCGGCACTAA
- a CDS encoding acyl-CoA dehydrogenase family protein produces the protein MPVIDVPQPEFMEDEEIAIFADAVGKFYQQHAPEKRVEKWREDGQVEREFWNEAGAAGLLGVSVPEEYGGHGGDFRHDMVVIDQQAKHGVDGFAASLHNTIILPYLVRHGTEEQKKKYLPKLVTGELVSAIAMTEPGVGSDLQSITTTALKDGNGYRINGAKTYISNGQTADFIVVVAKTDPNERAKGISLLLLETEGAEGFERGKKLDKIGLDAADTSELFFDNVFVPAENVLGGVEGKGFYQLMGELAQERLVIAMGAATGIEKALDVTVEYVKSRKAFGQTIWDFQNTQFVLADLKARGTAARIFVNDCIAKLLKGELDVATAAMAKYWVTELQSEVVDKCLQLHGGAGYINEYPIAKMYRDARITRIFGGSNEVMKMLIARSM, from the coding sequence CGTAATCGACGTACCCCAGCCCGAGTTCATGGAAGACGAGGAAATCGCCATCTTCGCCGACGCCGTGGGCAAGTTCTACCAACAACACGCGCCGGAAAAGCGGGTGGAGAAATGGCGCGAGGACGGCCAGGTAGAACGCGAATTCTGGAACGAGGCGGGGGCGGCAGGTCTGCTCGGCGTGTCGGTGCCAGAGGAATATGGCGGCCATGGCGGTGATTTCCGTCACGACATGGTGGTCATCGATCAGCAGGCCAAGCACGGTGTCGATGGATTCGCCGCCAGCCTGCACAATACGATCATCCTCCCATATCTCGTGCGGCATGGCACCGAAGAGCAGAAGAAGAAGTACCTTCCCAAGCTCGTGACCGGCGAACTGGTCAGCGCCATTGCCATGACCGAACCGGGTGTGGGGTCCGATCTTCAGTCGATCACCACCACCGCACTCAAGGATGGCAACGGATACCGCATCAACGGGGCCAAGACCTACATCTCCAACGGCCAGACCGCGGATTTCATCGTGGTCGTCGCCAAGACCGACCCGAACGAGCGCGCCAAGGGCATCTCGCTCCTGCTGCTCGAGACCGAAGGGGCGGAAGGTTTCGAGCGCGGCAAGAAGCTCGACAAGATCGGGCTCGACGCTGCGGACACGTCGGAGCTGTTCTTCGACAACGTCTTCGTGCCGGCCGAAAACGTGCTCGGCGGGGTCGAAGGCAAGGGCTTCTACCAGCTGATGGGCGAGCTGGCGCAGGAACGCCTGGTCATCGCGATGGGCGCGGCGACGGGGATCGAGAAGGCGCTCGATGTCACGGTCGAATACGTCAAGAGCCGCAAGGCCTTTGGCCAGACGATCTGGGATTTCCAGAACACGCAGTTCGTGCTCGCGGACCTCAAGGCGCGCGGCACCGCGGCGCGCATCTTCGTAAATGACTGCATTGCCAAACTGCTCAAGGGCGAACTCGATGTCGCCACGGCGGCGATGGCCAAATACTGGGTCACCGAGTTGCAGAGCGAGGTGGTCGACAAGTGCCTCCAGCTTCACGGCGGCGCAGGCTACATCAACGAATATCCCATCGCCAAAATGTACCGTGACGCACGCATCACCCGCATCTTCGGCGGATCGAACGAAGTCATGAAGATGCTCATCGCCCGCTCGATGTGA